The nucleotide sequence CCGGGTGCACGTCGGCGCCTGGACGACGATCACCGTCCGCCGGGGCTGAGCCGGACCCGCCGGGGCTGAGCCGGACCCGCCGGGGCCGGTCCACGCCCCTCACGCGTCGGGCAGGGGCCAGGCGTACGGCCCTCCGGGGTCGTCCAGCCAGGCCCACTGCCGGTCGCCGCTGACCGTCACACCGAAGCGCTCCCGCCCCGGCCGCCCCTCGCGCAGCCAGAGCGAGAGCGCTTCGCTCCTGTCCAGGGCCGGATCGACGAGGCCCTGGAAGAAGCGGAAGCGTTCGTCCCCCGCGGGGCCGTGGCGCGGGGCGCGGGCGGCGGCGCCCCGGAGCGCCACGAAGTACGCCGAGGTCGCGAGGAACCGTCCCTCGGCGCGGCCGCCGTCCTCGACGCGCAGCAGCAGGAGCCCGGTGGAGAGCGGCGCGAGCACCAGGGCGCCGGGGGCGCACTGGGCGAGCCAGGCGTACGGCACCGAGGGCACCGCGCAGGTCGCCACGATCCGGTCGTAGGGCGCGCGCTCGGGGCAGCCCCGGGCGCCGTCGACGGCCACGACGGCCGGCCGGTACCCGGCGGCGGCCAGATGGGTCCTGGCGGACTCGGCGATCTCCTCGTCCAGGTCGACGGTGGTGACGTGCTCCTCGCCGAGGCGGTGGCAGAGCAGCGCCGCGTGGTA is from Streptomyces venezuelae ATCC 10712 and encodes:
- a CDS encoding methyltransferase domain-containing protein, producing MGERRDEFAEAGARARRALVREVEAAGELTDPAWRAAFAEVPRHLFVPYYYVPGTSGYERLWSGDPDPARRARWLRGAYEDTAIATRVRDGELVSSASQPSLMALMLRALDVRDGDDVLEIGAGTGYHAALLCHRLGEEHVTTVDLDEEIAESARTHLAAAGYRPAVVAVDGARGCPERAPYDRIVATCAVPSVPYAWLAQCAPGALVLAPLSTGLLLLRVEDGGRAEGRFLATSAYFVALRGAAARAPRHGPAGDERFRFFQGLVDPALDRSEALSLWLREGRPGRERFGVTVSGDRQWAWLDDPGGPYAWPLPDA